The Sulfurimonas lithotrophica genome includes a region encoding these proteins:
- a CDS encoding YbhB/YbcL family Raf kinase inhibitor-like protein, with protein sequence MKSRFSKIVFLISSVLFSQTLSADGFTLKSDSMIGQISSSQVFNGFGCTGENISPELSWKNPPKGTKSFAVTVYDPDAPTGSGWWHWVVFNIPKDTKKISTNASSLNSLPKGSIQSKTDFGTNSFGGACPPQGDAPHAYITTVYALDTEKLNLDENANPALVGYMINMHTIAKSSVMAYYKR encoded by the coding sequence ATGAAATCCAGGTTTTCTAAAATAGTATTTTTGATTAGTTCTGTGTTGTTTTCTCAAACTTTATCTGCCGATGGTTTTACTCTAAAGAGTGATTCTATGATAGGTCAGATATCATCAAGTCAAGTTTTTAACGGCTTTGGATGCACGGGAGAAAATATCTCCCCTGAACTTAGCTGGAAAAATCCGCCCAAGGGTACGAAAAGCTTTGCAGTAACCGTATATGATCCAGATGCACCAACAGGCAGTGGGTGGTGGCACTGGGTTGTTTTTAACATACCAAAAGATACTAAAAAAATCTCCACAAATGCCAGTTCTTTAAATTCACTTCCAAAGGGTAGCATCCAAAGTAAAACTGATTTTGGTACTAACAGTTTTGGAGGTGCTTGTCCGCCACAAGGTGATGCTCCACATGCTTATATTACAACCGTATATGCACTTGATACCGAAAAACTTAATTTAGACGAAAATGCGAATCCGGCCTTAGTCGGATATATGATAAATATGCATACTATTGCTAAAAGCTCTGTTATGGCTTACTATAAACGTTGA
- a CDS encoding 2-isopropylmalate synthase has translation MCTHIKYKPYPTVKLENREWPNNTATVAPRWVSTDLRDGNQALANPMGIEQKISYFKILVEFGFKEIEIAYPSASQTEFDFCRRLIDEDLIPDDVTVGILTPSIERHIKRSFEALQGAKHINMHLYNPTASNQREVVFNRSKKEIIDLALEGVVIIKKEAEKFKGDVVFEYSPESFSQTELEFALEVSNEVIKAYAPTYKKPMILNLPNTLEASSPNIYADRIEWMRKNINNIENVTISVHPHNDRGCAVASAELAVLAGAQRVEGTILGNGERAGNVDLITLAFNYYSQGIDPRLDIKKVDDILNRVTAISGLSVQERHPYVGSMIYTAFSGTHQDAIKKGMHHYKQGDKKTWNVPYLPIDPQDIGRDYKNSIRINSQSGKGGVTYILKEVFGIDVPNEMQAKLTQEVKTISQERGKEISNEELFDIYKNIS, from the coding sequence ATGTGTACACATATAAAGTACAAGCCGTATCCAACGGTAAAATTGGAAAATAGAGAGTGGCCAAATAATACTGCCACAGTTGCCCCAAGGTGGGTAAGTACGGATTTGAGAGACGGCAATCAAGCGTTGGCAAATCCTATGGGGATAGAACAAAAGATTTCTTATTTTAAAATATTAGTTGAGTTTGGATTTAAAGAGATCGAGATCGCATATCCGAGTGCATCACAAACGGAGTTTGATTTTTGTCGCAGGTTGATAGATGAGGATTTAATTCCGGATGATGTAACGGTAGGGATTTTAACGCCTTCAATCGAGCGCCATATTAAAAGAAGTTTTGAAGCATTACAAGGTGCAAAACATATAAACATGCATCTATACAACCCTACAGCTTCAAATCAAAGAGAGGTAGTTTTTAATCGCAGTAAAAAAGAGATAATAGACTTGGCTCTTGAAGGTGTAGTCATAATCAAAAAAGAGGCAGAGAAGTTTAAAGGTGATGTAGTTTTTGAATATTCTCCCGAGAGTTTTTCACAAACGGAATTGGAGTTTGCATTAGAAGTTTCAAACGAAGTTATAAAAGCATATGCTCCAACATATAAAAAACCTATGATTTTGAACTTGCCAAATACACTAGAAGCCAGCTCACCAAATATCTATGCAGATAGAATAGAATGGATGAGAAAAAACATTAACAACATAGAAAATGTAACTATCAGCGTGCATCCACACAACGACAGAGGATGTGCGGTAGCCAGTGCGGAACTTGCTGTTTTGGCAGGTGCACAGAGGGTTGAGGGTACTATCCTTGGAAACGGTGAGCGTGCAGGAAATGTTGATTTGATAACTTTGGCATTTAATTATTATTCGCAAGGGATAGACCCAAGATTGGATATCAAAAAAGTAGATGATATATTAAACAGGGTTACTGCCATCAGCGGTTTAAGTGTGCAAGAGAGGCATCCGTATGTAGGTTCTATGATATATACCGCTTTTTCAGGCACACACCAAGATGCCATAAAAAAAGGTATGCATCATTATAAACAAGGAGACAAAAAAACTTGGAATGTTCCGTATTTGCCAATAGACCCGCAGGATATAGGCAGAGACTATAAGAATTCCATACGTATAAACTCACAGTCTGGAAAAGGCGGTGTCACATATATATTAAAAGAGGTTTTTGGTATAGATGTTCCAAATGAGATGCAGGCGAAGTTAACCCAAGAGGTAAAAACAATTTCGCAAGAAAGAGGAAAAGAGATAAGTAATGAAGAGTTATTTGATATTTATAAAAACATCAGTTAA
- a CDS encoding methylated-DNA--[protein]-cysteine S-methyltransferase: MKQISIEYHKTPFGEFIIGSFENKLCLLDFRYRKKRETIDKRLKSTLKAIYVEQTSAVIKECKKQLDEYFSMNRKEFDIPLLLVGSDFQKSVWDALLKIPYGKTSSYLELSNNIGNEKAVRAVANANGANCIAIIVPCHRVIGSDGSLTGYAGGLDLKKKLLELENNLFN; encoded by the coding sequence ATGAAACAGATAAGTATAGAGTATCATAAAACACCATTTGGCGAGTTTATTATAGGTTCGTTTGAGAATAAACTTTGTTTGTTGGATTTCAGGTACAGAAAAAAGAGAGAAACGATAGATAAGCGACTTAAATCAACCCTAAAAGCAATCTATGTAGAACAAACAAGTGCCGTAATAAAAGAGTGTAAAAAACAGCTTGACGAATATTTTAGTATGAATAGAAAAGAGTTTGATATCCCTCTTCTTTTAGTAGGTTCAGATTTTCAAAAAAGCGTCTGGGACGCTTTACTTAAAATACCTTACGGTAAAACAAGTTCTTATTTGGAACTCTCAAACAACATTGGTAACGAAAAAGCAGTTAGAGCGGTGGCAAATGCAAACGGTGCAAACTGTATAGCTATCATAGTCCCATGTCACAGAGTCATAGGAAGCGATGGTAGCCTTACAGGTTATGCAGGTGGTTTAGACTTAAAGAAAAAACTGCTTGAGTTAGAGAACAATCTTTTTAACTGA
- a CDS encoding DsrE family protein — MNNISKLIGAMFITMLLAFNLQADESKRLLISLSSGNFKASGSGVAIANAMQDAGVKTVVFINSNSVKYALKNGNQEKFGPTNTSIKDMLSSLVKKGGAVVVCGMNAKFQEVKAKDVVKGVKIIGGEQAYGALFAPNTQTLSF, encoded by the coding sequence ATGAATAATATAAGTAAACTTATAGGTGCAATGTTTATAACAATGCTTTTAGCTTTTAACTTACAGGCGGACGAATCTAAACGTCTTTTAATCTCACTCTCATCGGGTAATTTTAAAGCAAGCGGTAGCGGTGTGGCTATTGCAAACGCTATGCAAGATGCAGGTGTGAAAACGGTAGTGTTTATTAACTCAAACAGTGTTAAGTATGCTCTTAAAAACGGTAACCAAGAAAAATTCGGACCGACTAATACTTCTATAAAAGATATGTTGAGCTCTTTAGTAAAAAAAGGCGGAGCAGTTGTAGTATGCGGTATGAATGCAAAATTTCAAGAGGTAAAAGCTAAAGATGTCGTAAAAGGTGTTAAAATAATAGGCGGTGAACAAGCATACGGTGCTCTGTTTGCACCAAATACACAAACATTGTCTTTTTAG
- a CDS encoding c-type cytochrome yields the protein MKYFFVGGFGLLVIILFSKVIVALELVNLDTFSTNAELKLSAVNATNEKKLKIIGKQTYEVFCSSCHGMNGEGNNGKAHNHTKRIAEKTVLDIIQNGSNNFKSIYPSGMPAGLVNDTDAKELAKYVANSLKGKKPKSWMVCATCHDESGEGISYVAPNIKEYSDELVATVLKNGKKGVIGTMPDFFWEKLSEMQIKALATYIRSIQK from the coding sequence ATGAAGTATTTTTTTGTAGGCGGTTTTGGACTGTTGGTAATTATACTGTTTTCAAAGGTTATTGTAGCTTTGGAGTTGGTTAATTTAGATACGTTTTCTACAAATGCAGAGTTAAAACTAAGTGCCGTAAATGCAACGAATGAAAAAAAACTCAAAATTATAGGCAAACAAACATATGAAGTTTTTTGCTCATCATGTCACGGTATGAACGGGGAAGGGAACAACGGCAAAGCCCATAATCATACAAAAAGAATAGCGGAAAAAACGGTACTTGATATTATACAAAACGGTTCAAACAATTTTAAAAGCATCTACCCATCGGGAATGCCCGCAGGACTTGTGAATGATACAGATGCAAAAGAACTTGCAAAATACGTTGCAAACTCTCTCAAAGGGAAAAAACCAAAATCATGGATGGTTTGTGCAACTTGTCATGATGAGAGTGGGGAGGGAATTTCATATGTAGCTCCAAATATTAAAGAATACAGTGACGAGCTTGTAGCAACAGTACTAAAAAACGGTAAAAAAGGTGTTATCGGTACAATGCCTGATTTCTTCTGGGAAAAACTTTCAGAGATGCAGATAAAAGCATTGGCGACTTATATTAGGAGCATCCAAAAATAA